Proteins encoded by one window of Bacillus sp. DTU_2020_1000418_1_SI_GHA_SEK_038:
- a CDS encoding type III pantothenate kinase, with translation MIFVFDIGNTNMVLGVYDGDKLKYHWRIETNRHKTEDEYGIVIKSLFEHVQLTFADINGIIISSVVPPIMTALERMCEKYFHLKPLIVGPGIKTGLNIKYENPREVGADRIVNAVAAIHDYGSPLIIVDFGTATTYCYINEKKQYMGGAIAPGIGISTEALYSRAAKLPRIEIARPEGIIGKNTVSAMQAGILFGYVGQVEGIVKRIKEQAKENPTVIATGGLAGLIAKESAVIDVVDPFLTLKGLQLIYKRNMESAKEKNSM, from the coding sequence TTGATATTTGTTTTTGATATTGGGAACACGAATATGGTATTAGGTGTATATGATGGGGATAAGCTTAAATATCATTGGCGAATAGAGACAAACCGGCACAAAACAGAAGATGAATACGGGATTGTGATTAAATCTTTATTTGAACATGTGCAGTTAACCTTTGCTGACATTAATGGAATTATCATCTCCTCTGTTGTCCCGCCTATAATGACAGCGCTTGAGCGGATGTGTGAAAAGTATTTTCATCTTAAACCGCTAATTGTTGGACCCGGAATCAAAACTGGCTTAAATATTAAATATGAAAATCCGAGAGAGGTTGGAGCTGACCGAATTGTTAACGCGGTTGCTGCGATACATGATTATGGAAGCCCGCTCATTATTGTCGACTTTGGCACGGCTACAACCTATTGTTATATAAACGAGAAAAAACAATATATGGGCGGTGCGATTGCCCCAGGTATCGGTATTTCAACAGAGGCTCTATATTCTAGAGCAGCTAAGCTTCCTCGAATTGAAATTGCCCGTCCGGAAGGCATTATTGGGAAGAATACCGTTTCTGCCATGCAGGCTGGAATTTTATTTGGTTATGTTGGTCAAGTAGAGGGAATTGTAAAAAGGATAAAAGAGCAGGCAAAGGAAAACCCAACAGTTATTGCTACTGGAGGATTAGCAGGATTAATTGCGAAAGAGTCAGCTGTTATCGATGTTGTTGATCCATTTTTAACATTAAAAGGACTTCAGCTGATTTATAAGCGTAATATGGAAAGTGCAAAAGAAAAGAACAGCATGTAA
- a CDS encoding S1 domain-containing RNA-binding protein, which translates to MSIEVGSKLQGKVTGITNFGAFVELPEGSTGLVHISEVADNYVKDINDHLKVGDQVEVKVINVEKDGKIGLSIKKAKDRPERPERPDRPDRPDRGERRESRGHSHSQRPRQGRANDNRPSRENFESKMARFLKDSEDRLSSLKRNTESKRGGRGARRG; encoded by the coding sequence ATGTCAATCGAAGTGGGCAGCAAGTTACAAGGAAAGGTAACAGGAATTACAAATTTCGGAGCGTTTGTGGAGTTACCGGAAGGCTCAACAGGTCTGGTGCACATTAGCGAGGTCGCTGACAATTATGTGAAGGACATTAATGATCACCTTAAAGTTGGCGACCAGGTCGAAGTAAAAGTTATTAATGTCGAAAAGGATGGGAAGATTGGTCTTTCCATTAAAAAGGCAAAGGATCGACCTGAAAGACCAGAAAGACCGGATCGACCGGATCGACCTGATAGAGGCGAAAGAAGAGAGTCTAGAGGACATTCACATTCCCAACGTCCACGTCAAGGCAGAGCAAACGATAATCGTCCATCAAGAGAAAATTTCGAATCTAAAATGGCTCGTTTCTTAAAGGATAGTGAAGATCGTCTGTCATCATTAAAACGTAATACTGAATCGAAGCGTGGGGGAAGAGGCGCTAGACGAGGTTAA
- the ftsH gene encoding ATP-dependent zinc metalloprotease FtsH → MNRIFRNTIFYLLIFLVIIGVVSFFNGNNEPTEQISYDKFVTYLESGEITSITMQPERGVYEVRGQLEGYEKGKYFLTYVVNSDNILDRIDALAQKSEVDFQPAKETSGWVTFFTSIIPFIIIFILFFFLLNQAQGGGSRVMNFGKSKAKLYDESKKKVRFKDVAGADEEKQELVEVVEFLKDPRKFSELGARIPKGVLLVGPPGTGKTLLARAVAGEAGVPFFSISGSDFVEMFVGVGASRVRDLFENAKKNAPCIIFIDEIDAVGRQRGAGLGGGHDEREQTLNQLLVEMDGFGANEGIIIVAATNRPDILDPALLRPGRFDRQITVDRPDVRGREAVLKVHARNKPLDDSVNLKAIAQRTPGFSGADLENLLNEAALVAARSNKKKIDMIDIDEATDRVIAGPAKKSKVISKKERNIVAFHEAGHVVTGVVLEDAEMVHKVTIVPRGQAGGYAVMLPKEDRFFMTKPELLDKIVGLLGGRVAEEIVFGEVSTGAHNDFQRATGIARRMVTEFGMSDKLGPLQFGQSQGGQVFLGRDFNNDQNYSDAIAYEIDLEIQRIIKESYEKARKVLTENRKKLDLIANTLLEVETLDAEQIKHLMDHGTLPERTVVKEDDASSNDVKVNININKEDDAVTGEIPETRENSTPAEMENPPAIGEDKKE, encoded by the coding sequence ATGAATCGGATTTTCCGGAACACCATCTTTTATTTATTGATATTTTTAGTCATTATAGGTGTTGTCAGCTTTTTTAATGGCAATAATGAACCGACTGAGCAAATTTCTTATGATAAATTTGTCACTTACTTAGAAAGTGGAGAAATAACGTCTATTACCATGCAGCCGGAAAGAGGCGTTTATGAAGTTAGAGGGCAGCTTGAAGGCTATGAAAAAGGGAAGTACTTCCTAACTTATGTTGTGAATAGTGATAATATCCTTGATCGTATTGACGCACTTGCGCAGAAATCGGAAGTAGATTTTCAGCCAGCGAAGGAAACAAGCGGCTGGGTCACATTTTTCACCTCCATTATTCCATTCATCATCATTTTCATTTTATTCTTCTTCTTGCTGAACCAAGCACAGGGCGGTGGAAGCCGTGTGATGAATTTCGGTAAAAGTAAAGCAAAGCTTTATGATGAGAGTAAAAAGAAAGTCCGCTTTAAAGACGTTGCGGGCGCAGATGAGGAGAAACAGGAGCTTGTTGAAGTCGTTGAATTCTTGAAGGACCCTAGAAAGTTCTCTGAATTAGGGGCAAGAATTCCTAAAGGAGTTCTGTTAGTCGGACCTCCGGGAACTGGTAAAACATTGCTTGCACGTGCCGTTGCAGGTGAAGCAGGAGTACCGTTCTTCTCCATTAGCGGATCGGACTTCGTTGAAATGTTTGTCGGGGTCGGTGCTTCACGTGTCCGTGATTTATTCGAAAATGCAAAAAAGAATGCACCTTGTATTATCTTTATTGATGAAATTGATGCGGTTGGTCGTCAGCGTGGCGCAGGACTTGGCGGCGGTCATGATGAACGTGAACAAACGCTAAACCAGTTACTGGTAGAAATGGATGGATTCGGTGCAAATGAAGGAATTATTATCGTTGCAGCGACAAACCGTCCAGATATCCTGGACCCAGCCTTACTTCGTCCGGGACGCTTTGACCGTCAAATCACAGTGGATCGCCCTGACGTAAGGGGAAGAGAAGCTGTTCTTAAGGTACATGCTAGAAATAAACCTTTAGACGACTCAGTGAATCTAAAGGCGATTGCCCAACGCACACCAGGCTTCTCTGGTGCTGACTTAGAAAATCTATTAAACGAAGCCGCACTTGTGGCGGCTCGCTCAAATAAGAAAAAGATCGATATGATAGATATTGACGAGGCTACAGACCGTGTTATTGCCGGTCCTGCTAAGAAAAGCAAAGTCATTTCGAAAAAGGAAAGAAATATCGTTGCGTTCCATGAAGCTGGCCATGTTGTAACTGGTGTTGTTCTTGAAGATGCAGAAATGGTTCATAAGGTTACCATTGTCCCTCGTGGCCAGGCTGGCGGATATGCCGTTATGCTTCCGAAAGAAGACCGCTTCTTTATGACGAAGCCAGAGCTTCTTGACAAAATTGTTGGCTTGCTTGGCGGACGCGTTGCTGAGGAAATTGTATTCGGTGAAGTAAGTACTGGAGCACATAACGACTTCCAGCGTGCAACAGGGATTGCGCGCAGAATGGTTACTGAGTTTGGAATGAGCGATAAGCTTGGACCGCTGCAATTCGGTCAATCACAAGGCGGCCAAGTATTCTTAGGAAGAGATTTCAACAATGATCAGAATTATTCTGATGCCATTGCTTATGAAATTGATTTAGAAATTCAGCGTATTATTAAAGAAAGCTATGAAAAGGCAAGAAAGGTTCTTACAGAAAATCGTAAGAAGCTTGATCTGATTGCCAATACCCTGCTTGAGGTTGAAACTCTCGATGCGGAACAAATTAAGCATTTAATGGATCATGGAACATTGCCAGAACGCACAGTTGTTAAGGAAGATGACGCATCTTCAAATGACGTTAAAGTAAATATTAACATCAATAAAGAAGACGATGCAGTCACTGGTGAGATCCCTGAGACAAGAGAAAATTCAACGCCTGCAGAAATGGAAAATCCTCCTGCTATCGGAGAAGATAAAAAAGAATAG
- the hpt gene encoding hypoxanthine phosphoribosyltransferase — translation MKNDIEKVLISEEEIQAKTKALAAELTEEYKDRFPLAIGILKGAMPFMGDLLKRMDTYLEMDFMDVSSYGNSTVSSGEVKIVKDLDTSVEGRDILIIEDIIDSGLTLSYLVDLFRYRKAKSIKIVTLLDKPTGRKADLQADYVGFIVPDAFVVGYGLDYAEKYRNLPYIGVLKPEIYSNNN, via the coding sequence ATGAAAAATGATATTGAAAAGGTATTAATTTCGGAGGAAGAAATTCAGGCAAAAACAAAGGCCCTTGCTGCCGAACTGACGGAGGAATATAAGGATCGCTTTCCTCTTGCCATTGGCATTTTAAAAGGGGCAATGCCTTTTATGGGTGATCTATTAAAGCGAATGGACACTTACTTAGAAATGGACTTTATGGATGTTTCCAGCTATGGAAACTCAACTGTTTCTTCGGGAGAGGTCAAAATTGTAAAAGATTTGGATACTTCAGTGGAAGGAAGGGACATTCTAATTATTGAGGATATTATCGACAGCGGCTTAACTTTAAGCTACTTAGTTGATTTATTCCGCTACCGTAAGGCAAAGTCAATTAAAATTGTCACCTTACTTGATAAACCAACAGGCCGGAAAGCCGATCTTCAAGCAGATTATGTTGGCTTTATTGTTCCAGATGCATTTGTTGTAGGCTATGGTTTAGATTACGCTGAAAAGTATCGCAACCTGCCGTATATCGGGGTTCTAAAGCCGGAAATATATAGTAACAACAATTAA
- a CDS encoding protein kinase domain-containing protein: MMNHSLKNQFKLNPGTVIEGKWHHNRYTILKELGLGANGIVFLANSGGQRVALKMSDNSMSVTSEVNVLKSFAKVPGSALGPSLLDVDDWIWSGRQVSFYVMEFIEGPDLLTFIQEKGPSWTEVVILQLLGDLHKLHESGWVFGDLKPENLIVTGPPPRIRCIDVGGTTIQGRAIKEFTEFFDRGYWGLGSRKADPTYDLFAVAMILINIAYPKRFHKTSGDLKQLIFMVRQKKELLKFEGVILKALQGKFNSAEEMRQSILQLNRPQPQQKPQPQKVNSTPQRKQTQAQKNNTTVSRQSYIKKKKKRGGALETVLIFLIISLLYVIYIYGQLV; this comes from the coding sequence ATGATGAATCATTCTTTGAAGAATCAGTTTAAACTTAATCCAGGGACGGTTATCGAGGGAAAGTGGCATCACAACCGTTATACCATTTTGAAGGAACTAGGGCTTGGGGCGAATGGTATCGTTTTTTTGGCTAATTCCGGAGGTCAGCGGGTTGCATTAAAAATGAGTGATAACAGCATGTCCGTTACATCAGAGGTGAATGTATTAAAATCCTTTGCAAAGGTCCCAGGCTCTGCCCTTGGACCTTCTTTGCTTGATGTTGATGATTGGATATGGAGTGGCAGGCAAGTATCCTTTTATGTAATGGAATTTATCGAGGGACCAGATCTCTTAACATTTATTCAAGAAAAGGGACCATCTTGGACAGAGGTTGTCATTCTCCAGCTCTTAGGTGATTTACATAAGCTTCACGAAAGCGGATGGGTATTCGGTGACCTTAAACCAGAAAACTTAATTGTAACAGGCCCACCACCTAGAATTCGTTGTATAGATGTTGGAGGTACAACCATACAGGGAAGGGCCATAAAGGAATTTACGGAGTTTTTTGATCGGGGGTATTGGGGGCTTGGCTCACGAAAAGCTGATCCCACTTATGATCTTTTTGCAGTTGCAATGATTTTAATAAATATCGCCTATCCAAAAAGGTTTCACAAAACATCAGGAGATTTGAAACAGCTAATTTTTATGGTGAGGCAAAAGAAAGAGCTTCTAAAATTTGAAGGGGTGATCTTGAAGGCTTTACAGGGAAAGTTTAATTCAGCAGAAGAAATGAGGCAGTCCATATTACAATTGAACCGGCCTCAACCACAGCAAAAACCTCAGCCTCAAAAAGTGAATAGCACTCCTCAAAGAAAGCAAACACAAGCACAAAAAAATAATACAACGGTAAGTCGTCAATCCTATATAAAGAAGAAGAAGAAGAGGGGAGGCGCTCTAGAAACCGTCCTAATCTTTCTAATCATATCCCTTTTATATGTCATTTATATATATGGACAATTAGTCTAA
- the spoIIE gene encoding stage II sporulation protein E: MAKVERNLIEPIGEVNLNRPKLEFAKGLNKFQLGMETFFLKKGYLLLLIGFLLGRALILAKLTPFSLPFFAAVYFIRRDKAPLALVGLIAGAATISIPNAVSAFGITFMFLFVFRIAKKWLYNEMRSLPFFVFFTLLCGKLLQNFILTKKLTVYDGMMAGVEASLGFILTLIFIQSIPLLSISKRRQSLKTEEIVCLIIMLASVMTGTIGWSVYDLSVEHIMSRYLVLLFAFVAGATVGSTVGVVTGLIFSLANVSSFYHMSLLAFAGLLGGLLKEGRKIGVAAGLLIATLLIGMYGEESSNLLKTVLETSAAIFLFLLTPQALSTKLAKHIPGTPEYAAEQQQYMRKMRDVTAQRVAQFSNVFQALSKSFSSYDEPTEWEEGESDRDLDYLLSNVTSKTCQSCFKKDHCWTRNFDSTYAYMEEIMNDLDENHGEISPRLSREWEKHCTRSKKVTETIGQELTFYYANQKLKKQVQESRKLVADQLRGVSEVMGDFAKEIQRERENHHKQEELILEALQDFGIHIEQVEIYSLEQRNVDIDMTIPYCQGHGECEKLIAPMLSDILGESIVVNSEECSTYPNGFCHVTFRSAKAFTVETGVAHAAKGGGFISGDSYSTIELGCGKFAIAISDGMGNGERAHIESKETLQLLQKILQSGIEEKVAIKSVNSVLALRTTDEIFSTLDLAMIDLQNAGVEFLKIGSTPSFIKRGTKILKVEASNLPMGIFQEFEVDVVSEQLKAGDLLVMMSDGIFEGPKHVENFDLWMKRKLSELKTEDPQDVADLIMEEVIRSRSGYIEDDMTVVVAKIKHNTPKWTSIPVHSLRKKAN, from the coding sequence ATGGCAAAGGTAGAAAGGAATTTAATCGAACCGATCGGAGAAGTAAATTTAAACAGACCAAAATTGGAATTCGCAAAGGGATTGAATAAATTTCAGTTAGGGATGGAAACCTTTTTTCTCAAAAAGGGCTATCTTCTGTTGTTGATTGGTTTTTTACTTGGCAGGGCGTTAATATTGGCCAAGCTTACTCCTTTTAGTCTCCCGTTTTTTGCTGCGGTTTATTTCATTAGAAGGGATAAAGCCCCCCTCGCATTAGTTGGATTAATTGCTGGTGCTGCTACTATTTCTATTCCAAATGCGGTTTCCGCTTTTGGAATCACCTTTATGTTTCTCTTTGTCTTTCGAATTGCAAAAAAGTGGCTTTATAATGAAATGCGATCATTGCCATTTTTTGTATTCTTTACATTGCTTTGTGGAAAGTTATTGCAGAATTTTATTTTGACAAAAAAGCTAACCGTCTATGACGGAATGATGGCAGGGGTAGAAGCAAGCCTTGGCTTCATCCTTACGCTTATCTTTATCCAAAGTATTCCTCTGTTATCGATTAGCAAGCGCAGGCAATCGTTGAAAACGGAAGAAATTGTTTGCTTAATTATAATGCTCGCTTCTGTTATGACGGGTACGATTGGCTGGTCTGTCTATGATCTTTCTGTGGAACATATTATGTCGAGATATCTAGTCCTGCTTTTTGCATTTGTTGCCGGGGCAACTGTAGGATCGACAGTAGGAGTGGTAACGGGCTTAATTTTCAGCCTTGCGAATGTTTCCAGCTTCTATCATATGAGCTTGCTTGCCTTCGCTGGTCTTCTTGGCGGCCTATTAAAAGAAGGAAGAAAAATTGGCGTTGCCGCTGGACTGTTGATTGCTACTCTATTAATCGGGATGTACGGAGAAGAAAGCAGTAATCTATTAAAAACTGTTTTGGAAACGTCTGCCGCTATTTTCCTGTTCCTTCTGACGCCTCAAGCATTATCAACTAAGCTTGCAAAGCATATTCCAGGCACACCTGAGTATGCTGCTGAACAGCAGCAGTACATGCGGAAAATGCGTGATGTTACTGCTCAAAGGGTAGCTCAATTTTCAAATGTTTTTCAAGCGCTTTCAAAAAGCTTTTCATCCTATGATGAACCGACTGAATGGGAAGAAGGCGAATCGGATCGGGACCTTGATTACTTGTTAAGCAATGTAACAAGTAAGACCTGTCAATCGTGCTTTAAAAAGGATCATTGTTGGACAAGAAACTTTGATTCAACATATGCCTATATGGAAGAGATTATGAATGATTTGGATGAAAACCATGGCGAAATTTCACCACGCCTTTCAAGGGAATGGGAAAAGCATTGTACGAGATCAAAGAAAGTGACAGAAACGATTGGGCAGGAGCTCACCTTTTACTACGCAAATCAAAAGCTTAAGAAACAGGTGCAGGAAAGCAGAAAGCTGGTCGCAGATCAATTGCGCGGTGTTTCAGAGGTGATGGGGGATTTCGCTAAAGAGATCCAAAGAGAGCGGGAAAATCATCATAAGCAGGAGGAGCTTATTCTTGAGGCTTTGCAGGATTTTGGGATTCATATCGAACAAGTTGAGATCTATAGTCTTGAACAGAGAAATGTCGATATTGATATGACCATTCCTTACTGCCAAGGGCATGGCGAATGTGAGAAGCTGATTGCTCCTATGCTTTCAGATATTTTGGGAGAATCGATTGTTGTAAATTCAGAAGAATGCTCTACTTATCCGAATGGCTTTTGCCATGTTACCTTCCGATCGGCTAAGGCGTTTACAGTGGAAACGGGGGTTGCACATGCTGCAAAAGGAGGCGGATTTATCTCAGGAGACAGTTATTCTACGATCGAATTAGGCTGCGGGAAATTTGCGATAGCGATTAGTGATGGAATGGGCAATGGCGAACGGGCGCATATAGAAAGCAAAGAAACGCTCCAGCTTTTACAAAAAATCCTGCAATCAGGCATTGAGGAAAAGGTGGCGATTAAATCAGTCAATTCTGTGTTAGCTTTGCGCACAACTGATGAAATATTCTCAACCTTAGACTTAGCTATGATTGACCTACAAAACGCAGGAGTTGAATTTTTGAAAATAGGTTCTACCCCGAGCTTTATTAAACGAGGAACTAAAATTCTGAAAGTCGAAGCTAGCAATCTGCCAATGGGCATATTTCAAGAGTTTGAAGTGGATGTTGTGAGTGAGCAGCTTAAAGCTGGGGATTTATTAGTCATGATGAGTGATGGAATCTTTGAAGGGCCGAAGCATGTAGAAAACTTTGACTTATGGATGAAGAGAAAGCTTAGCGAGTTAAAAACCGAGGATCCGCAGGACGTGGCTGATTTAATTATGGAGGAGGTCATCCGATCTAGATCTGGATATATTGAAGATGACATGACCGTAGTTGTCGCTAAGATTAAACATAATACGCCAAAATGGACAAGTATCCCGGTCCATTCGCTACGTAAAAAAGCTAATTAG
- the tilS gene encoding tRNA lysidine(34) synthetase TilS: MLDDKVRAFLQRKGLKLDNKKLLIGVSGGPDSLALLHFLWSKKEQYNLQIIAAHVDHMFRGEESLAEAKFVQQFCEARKIPFEMERVNVPQHIQKTGKSSQIAARECRYQFFEKVMSNHETDYLVLGHHGDDQVETILMRLTRGSSGEARAGIAFLRPFGKGQILRPFLCLNRMQIEEYCLEHDLDPRRDPSNDKGIYSRNRFRKEIMPFLRKENPQVHEHFQRFSEEIQSDEFFLQELTVQKMNKVMDKKSAQEIILNIRDFQAMPMPLQRRGIQLILNYLYKKKPASLSALHTENVFSLISNPHPSGTLHFPSGLNIVRSYEKCYFLFRSHSVQSYRFEIAGPGEVKLPTGSSIVFEYTQGSGEGFKPHTLLLDCNAISLPIVIRTRENGDRMKLKGMQGSKKVKDIFIDKKVPLQERNTWPIVTDSKGEILWIPGLKESQYSTGCHSDSRYILLSYMEK, from the coding sequence ATGCTAGATGACAAAGTAAGAGCATTTCTTCAGAGAAAAGGCTTGAAGCTAGACAATAAGAAGCTATTGATAGGTGTTTCAGGCGGGCCTGACTCATTGGCCCTGCTTCATTTTTTATGGAGCAAAAAAGAACAGTACAATCTTCAAATTATTGCAGCGCATGTTGATCATATGTTTAGAGGGGAAGAATCTTTAGCAGAAGCAAAATTTGTTCAGCAGTTTTGCGAAGCGAGGAAGATTCCGTTTGAAATGGAACGAGTAAATGTTCCGCAACACATTCAAAAAACTGGAAAAAGCTCACAGATTGCAGCAAGAGAGTGCAGATACCAATTTTTTGAAAAAGTAATGAGTAATCATGAAACAGATTATCTCGTTTTGGGCCACCACGGAGATGATCAAGTTGAAACCATTCTTATGCGGCTAACAAGAGGAAGTTCGGGGGAAGCTAGGGCAGGAATAGCTTTTTTAAGACCCTTTGGAAAAGGGCAAATTCTTCGTCCTTTTCTATGTCTAAATAGAATGCAAATTGAGGAGTATTGCCTGGAGCATGATTTGGACCCAAGAAGAGACCCTAGCAATGATAAGGGGATTTATAGCCGAAACCGCTTTCGCAAGGAAATAATGCCTTTCCTTAGAAAGGAAAATCCTCAAGTTCACGAGCATTTTCAGCGTTTTAGCGAAGAAATTCAAAGTGATGAGTTTTTTTTGCAGGAATTAACTGTCCAAAAAATGAATAAAGTAATGGATAAGAAATCTGCTCAGGAAATAATCCTAAATATTAGGGACTTTCAAGCAATGCCAATGCCTTTACAAAGGAGAGGTATTCAACTAATATTAAACTATCTTTATAAGAAAAAACCTGCATCTTTATCTGCATTACATACAGAAAATGTTTTTTCATTAATAAGCAATCCTCATCCATCCGGAACCCTTCATTTCCCAAGCGGTTTGAATATTGTACGTTCATACGAAAAATGCTATTTTCTATTTCGTTCTCATTCTGTACAATCTTATCGTTTTGAAATAGCTGGACCCGGAGAGGTTAAACTGCCTACCGGCAGCAGTATAGTATTTGAATATACCCAAGGTTCAGGGGAAGGCTTCAAGCCCCACACCCTTCTATTAGACTGTAACGCCATCTCCTTGCCGATTGTTATTCGCACAAGAGAAAATGGAGACCGTATGAAATTGAAAGGGATGCAGGGGTCCAAGAAGGTTAAGGATATTTTTATTGATAAGAAGGTGCCGTTGCAGGAGCGAAATACTTGGCCCATTGTAACGGATAGCAAAGGTGAAATCTTATGGATACCAGGGTTAAAGGAATCTCAATATTCTACCGGCTGCCATTCTGATTCCCGTTATATCCTTTTATCTTATATGGAGAAATGA
- the hslO gene encoding Hsp33 family molecular chaperone HslO, with protein MSDYLVKAIAFNGQVRAYAVRTTETIGEAQRRHHTWPTASAALGRTMSAGVMMGAMLKGDEKITIKIEGGGPIGPILVDSNSKGEVRGYVTHPQTHFDLNEQGKLDVRRAVGTTGTLTVIKDIGMKENFSGQVPIVSGELGEDFTYYFVTSEQTPSSVGVGVLVNPDNTILAAGGFILQLMPGTEDETISQIENRLKSIPPVSKLIEQGLTPEELLVELLGKENLKILDKQPVSFTCTCSKERFGNVITSLGADEIQDMIDSEGKAEAQCHFCNEVYHYSKDELEELKRGAE; from the coding sequence ATGAGTGATTATTTAGTGAAGGCAATTGCGTTTAATGGACAAGTCCGGGCATATGCCGTTCGTACAACAGAAACTATTGGAGAGGCTCAAAGAAGGCATCATACCTGGCCGACAGCTTCAGCTGCACTTGGCAGAACGATGTCTGCCGGTGTCATGATGGGAGCTATGCTAAAAGGCGATGAAAAGATTACGATCAAAATTGAAGGCGGCGGCCCAATCGGTCCCATTTTAGTAGATAGTAATTCTAAAGGCGAGGTGCGTGGATATGTCACTCATCCGCAAACCCATTTTGATTTAAATGAACAGGGCAAGCTTGATGTCCGCCGCGCGGTGGGCACAACAGGGACATTAACGGTTATTAAGGATATTGGCATGAAGGAGAATTTTTCAGGACAAGTTCCGATTGTCTCAGGTGAATTAGGAGAAGACTTCACCTATTATTTTGTTACTTCCGAGCAAACGCCATCATCCGTTGGAGTAGGCGTCCTAGTAAATCCGGATAACACGATCCTTGCAGCCGGTGGATTTATTTTGCAGCTGATGCCTGGAACGGAAGACGAGACGATAAGTCAAATCGAAAATAGGTTAAAATCAATTCCGCCAGTATCTAAATTAATTGAGCAAGGTTTAACGCCTGAGGAATTATTGGTAGAGCTATTAGGAAAAGAAAATCTCAAAATTCTAGATAAACAGCCTGTTTCCTTTACTTGCACCTGTTCAAAAGAGAGATTTGGAAACGTTATTACGAGCTTAGGTGCTGATGAAATACAGGATATGATAGATTCAGAAGGGAAAGCAGAGGCACAGTGCCATTTCTGCAACGAAGTATATCATTATTCAAAGGATGAATTAGAGGAATTAAAACGAGGTGCAGAGTAA
- a CDS encoding vWA domain-containing protein: protein MKTGTLKQILLITDGCSNQGEDPMAMAALAKEQGITVNVIGVMEKDVIDEKSMSEIEGIAMSGGGISQIVYAKQLSQTVQMVTRKAMTQTLQGVVNRELQQILGGAKTVEDLPPDQRGEVMEVVDELGETVELEVLVLVDTSASMAHKLPTVKEALLDLSLSLNARSGDNRFSVFVFPGKKKEVEKLLDWSPNLGALTSIFGKLTTGGITPTGPAIREALSHFKKKRSLRSLLSRDDESFFEESV, encoded by the coding sequence ATGAAAACCGGTACGTTAAAGCAAATTCTTTTAATAACAGATGGATGCTCTAACCAAGGTGAAGATCCAATGGCGATGGCTGCCCTGGCAAAAGAGCAAGGAATTACTGTAAATGTCATTGGAGTGATGGAAAAGGACGTAATAGATGAAAAGAGCATGAGTGAAATTGAAGGAATTGCGATGTCAGGCGGAGGCATAAGTCAGATTGTCTATGCCAAGCAGCTTTCGCAAACGGTTCAAATGGTTACGCGAAAAGCGATGACGCAAACACTTCAAGGAGTTGTGAACCGCGAATTGCAGCAAATCCTTGGTGGAGCGAAAACGGTAGAGGATCTTCCGCCTGATCAAAGAGGCGAGGTCATGGAGGTTGTCGATGAGCTTGGAGAAACCGTGGAACTTGAGGTGCTTGTTTTAGTGGATACGAGCGCTAGTATGGCACATAAGCTCCCTACCGTAAAGGAAGCATTGCTAGATTTATCGTTAAGCCTAAATGCGCGTTCTGGAGACAATCGTTTTTCAGTATTTGTATTTCCGGGGAAGAAGAAGGAAGTCGAAAAGCTTCTGGATTGGTCTCCTAATCTAGGTGCCCTAACAAGTATTTTCGGTAAATTAACAACAGGCGGCATCACCCCGACTGGCCCTGCCATACGTGAAGCTTTATCTCATTTCAAGAAAAAACGCTCATTAAGGAGTCTTCTTTCCCGTGATGATGAATCATTCTTTGAAGAATCAGTTTAA